A segment of the Chryseobacterium scophthalmum genome:
TTTCTGATGTCAATGAAGTCGTAAAACTGCATCAACACGTTCAGGTAAGAGTTACCGAAGTGGATGAAGCGAGGAAGAGAATTCAGCTCAGCATGGTTTTATAAATTATCCTTTGCAAAAACTCTTCAATTATATAAATCAAACTAAATAACAATACATTTTGAATAAAAAAAATTTAATTTTCGATTTAGACGGAACACTTTGGGATCCCAGAGCGACAATCATCAAAATCTGGAATGAGGTTTTAACCCAACGTCAACTGTTGCAAAGAGAATTAAAACCTGAAGATATGGATCAATATATGGGACTTCTATTTGATGATATTTTAAAAGATATCATTCCCGGAATTTCAGATCAACAGGTGCAGGAGATCCTTTTGGAAATTGTACAGAAGGAAAATAAGGTTTTGCGTACTCATGGCGGTATTCTTTATGAAGGAGTGGCAGAAACTCTGACGAATTTGAAAAAAACACACGATCTATTCATTGTAAGCAATTGTCAGGATGGATATATTGAAGCATTTTTAGAATACTATCAATTTAATGATCTGTTTACAGACATTGAATCTCATGGACGTACTAAAAAACCGAAAGCCGAAAACATAAAACTGATTATGGAAAGAAATCATTTAAGCCATGAAAATTCAGTGTACATAGGCGATACACAGACAGATTATGATTCTGCGAAAGCAAACCATTTATCATTTATTCTCTGTGAATATGGCTTTGGAACATTGAATATTCCAGAATACAAACCTTTCGTTTCAAAATTTTCAGATCTGGAGTTTTGTATTTAAACCTTATTAATTTGGTGAGCGGAGATAAATAGTAAAGCAAGAGCATGTATGTTCTTGCTTTTTTAGTTTGAAAATAATAGCTCTATTGA
Coding sequences within it:
- a CDS encoding HAD family hydrolase, producing MNKKNLIFDLDGTLWDPRATIIKIWNEVLTQRQLLQRELKPEDMDQYMGLLFDDILKDIIPGISDQQVQEILLEIVQKENKVLRTHGGILYEGVAETLTNLKKTHDLFIVSNCQDGYIEAFLEYYQFNDLFTDIESHGRTKKPKAENIKLIMERNHLSHENSVYIGDTQTDYDSAKANHLSFILCEYGFGTLNIPEYKPFVSKFSDLEFCI